A single Vulcanisaeta distributa DSM 14429 DNA region contains:
- a CDS encoding thiamine pyrophosphate-binding protein: MVTGGEAITRSLIEEGVDTVFGLPGTHVLGLYAALHDYRDRIKHVLGRFEPSMGFMADGYARASGKVGVVIATAGPGATGLVTPLAQASVEGVPIVALVGLTPIRTAGRGYYHEFRDVNAQLSIFKPFTKLAVRVEDPREIPRVMAKAFRTAKEGRPGPVYVELPRDVIESETEWMGYTKEEPIRTKPDPSLVELAAKELLNAERPIIYVGGGVIAANASDALIKVAEELGAPVVTSIMGKGAIPFDHPLHGGLAAGYFGDTVAVKLVEKADVVLAIGTRFSELGTGMWSLPIRGRLIHVNIDPNDIGRNYKTDLSIVSDALEFLNALYDKVRSKGPGRDRGIKLINEVKASVGNQQLRELGYDESRINPSDLVRALAHVLDNDMREGKAIVTCDAGGNQVAMFELPVYKPRTYFNPAGFTSLGFAIPAAIGAKIARPEATVVATTGDAAFFMTGMEIATAAELNLKVAFVIFNDRAQGVLKLQQRFLYGGKVYASHTYPMDFCKFAESLNVGCVRISDRRELEPGLERCIYKSGGPCIADVLVNPDAVPIPITRQLMAIFGRRR, encoded by the coding sequence ATGGTGACTGGCGGTGAGGCGATTACTAGGTCCCTGATTGAGGAGGGTGTGGATACGGTATTTGGCTTACCAGGGACGCACGTGTTGGGCCTATACGCGGCACTTCATGATTACCGTGATAGGATAAAGCACGTGCTTGGGCGCTTTGAACCAAGCATGGGTTTTATGGCTGATGGCTATGCGAGGGCCAGCGGTAAGGTTGGTGTTGTCATCGCCACAGCAGGCCCGGGTGCAACGGGCTTGGTCACACCACTTGCCCAGGCATCGGTTGAGGGAGTCCCAATAGTGGCGCTTGTCGGCTTAACGCCAATAAGGACAGCAGGTAGGGGTTACTACCATGAATTTAGAGACGTAAATGCCCAATTGAGTATTTTCAAGCCGTTCACTAAGTTAGCCGTTAGGGTTGAGGACCCCCGGGAAATACCCAGGGTAATGGCTAAGGCCTTCAGGACAGCTAAGGAGGGTAGGCCAGGCCCCGTCTACGTGGAGCTGCCTAGGGACGTGATTGAGAGCGAAACGGAGTGGATGGGCTATACTAAGGAGGAGCCCATAAGGACTAAGCCAGATCCAAGCCTAGTGGAGTTGGCTGCTAAGGAATTACTAAATGCTGAGAGACCCATTATCTACGTTGGTGGTGGCGTGATAGCCGCAAATGCGAGTGACGCGCTCATTAAAGTTGCCGAGGAGTTAGGCGCCCCAGTGGTTACCTCAATCATGGGCAAGGGCGCAATACCCTTCGACCACCCACTACATGGCGGCTTAGCAGCGGGTTACTTCGGGGATACGGTGGCTGTTAAGCTTGTTGAGAAGGCCGATGTTGTGCTTGCCATAGGGACTAGGTTTAGCGAGTTGGGCACCGGCATGTGGTCACTGCCAATAAGGGGGAGGCTAATCCACGTTAATATTGATCCTAACGACATCGGCAGGAATTATAAGACAGACTTGTCGATAGTCTCCGATGCCCTGGAATTCCTCAATGCACTATATGATAAAGTTAGGAGTAAGGGACCTGGTAGGGATAGGGGAATTAAGTTAATCAATGAGGTTAAGGCCTCCGTTGGTAATCAACAACTTAGGGAACTTGGCTATGATGAGTCCAGGATAAACCCAAGCGACCTAGTTAGGGCTCTTGCCCACGTACTTGATAACGATATGCGTGAGGGAAAGGCAATAGTCACCTGCGACGCCGGTGGTAATCAAGTTGCCATGTTTGAGTTGCCAGTCTACAAGCCAAGAACCTACTTCAACCCAGCGGGCTTTACGTCGTTGGGCTTCGCAATACCCGCGGCTATTGGCGCAAAGATTGCTAGGCCCGAGGCGACAGTAGTCGCCACGACAGGCGACGCGGCATTCTTCATGACGGGCATGGAGATAGCCACAGCCGCCGAGTTAAACCTCAAGGTTGCCTTTGTAATATTTAATGATAGGGCCCAGGGAGTCCTAAAGCTACAGCAGAGGTTCCTCTATGGTGGCAAGGTCTACGCATCGCACACATACCCCATGGACTTCTGCAAGTTCGCGGAGTCCCTCAATGTAGGCTGCGTTAGGATTAGCGACAGGAGGGAGCTTGAGCCTGGGCTTGAGAGGTGTATTTATAAGTCGGGTGGGCCGTGTATTGCGGACGTTCTCGTGAACCCGGATGCCGTGCCAATTCCAATAACTAGACAGTTAATGGCAATCTTTGGCAGGAGACGATGA
- a CDS encoding acetoacetate decarboxylase family protein produces MVLKGGEKGFGTPLNAPLYPSSTAVTKISYSKVRVVLVLANVDPKSVDPLLPEGVDLALEMAAFWVGDYGISTVGVYREALIALPVRTEGVELAYYIPYIYVTNDAAMAAGRELAGAPKKLGDIRLTINDYGLVIGTLDRGGELMRVEVAISGRLGLEQLDAFRALMPRTDNTVTLPLLSVRTLPPLPDGTPGIAQLIQWYARFTFTPRESPQIWSGEARVKLGGTPFDPLDDIKVTGVVAGFYIEGDMELGITRKVKEWKLTW; encoded by the coding sequence ATGGTTCTAAAGGGTGGTGAAAAGGGCTTCGGAACACCACTGAATGCGCCGTTGTACCCATCATCAACCGCGGTAACGAAGATTAGCTATAGTAAAGTTAGGGTTGTCCTGGTGCTTGCCAACGTTGACCCCAAGTCCGTAGATCCACTACTACCCGAGGGTGTTGACCTGGCCCTTGAGATGGCCGCCTTCTGGGTTGGTGATTACGGGATATCGACGGTTGGGGTCTACAGGGAGGCATTGATAGCGCTGCCCGTGAGGACCGAGGGCGTGGAACTTGCCTACTACATACCGTACATCTACGTAACCAACGACGCAGCCATGGCGGCGGGTAGGGAGTTGGCGGGCGCGCCTAAGAAGCTTGGTGACATTAGGCTTACGATTAATGATTACGGTTTGGTTATAGGTACGTTAGATAGGGGCGGTGAATTAATGAGGGTTGAGGTTGCAATAAGTGGTAGGTTAGGCCTTGAACAATTGGATGCCTTCAGGGCGCTAATGCCTAGGACGGATAACACGGTCACGCTACCCCTACTCTCAGTAAGGACATTACCGCCACTACCTGATGGCACGCCCGGCATCGCCCAATTAATACAGTGGTACGCAAGGTTTACCTTCACGCCGAGGGAGAGCCCACAGATATGGAGTGGTGAAGCCAGGGTTAAACTGGGCGGCACTCCCTTTGACCCACTCGATGATATTAAGGTGACTGGAGTAGTCGCTGGCTTCTACATTGAGGGCGACATGGAATTGGGCATAACCAGAAAGGTTAAGGAATGGAAATTAACCTGGTGA
- a CDS encoding acyl-CoA dehydrogenase family protein, whose amino-acid sequence MSYLDLDRLTEEDDLIRRNVHKLAEEVLRPLSIKVDRMDPRDRVAPGSPLYDAIREMKRMGLHRIHLPKDRGGLGLTNLQRYIIDEELGWASLGFATLIGVDAIPFTIAALFGSERVKEELVKPWLEDTEGRYIGCWGVTEPEHGSDYILAFRDREVESFGKGNVVIERDGDEWVINGQKSAWVSAAPVCTHMGLHAQLRDGRSLRDGAFVIVPLNLRGVRKGEPVDMLGNRDCPQGPVFFDNVRVPDDYVIAQPPFYELFSDQLLNLTSVNMGAFSVGLARAAFEEALKYARSRIQGGKPLIEHKNIKLKIYEMFERVETARYYVRKAMDFVYTKFFVEQSFTTPPRYARAAQVYAKKIAFEVAHDALQIFGAYGLSREFIIEKLFRDARALLIEDGTVEALSLDAADDIILNYNL is encoded by the coding sequence ATGAGTTATTTAGATCTTGACAGATTAACCGAGGAGGACGATTTGATAAGGCGTAACGTGCATAAGCTTGCTGAGGAGGTGCTTAGGCCATTGTCCATCAAGGTTGATAGGATGGACCCGAGGGATAGGGTTGCGCCTGGGTCTCCATTGTATGATGCCATTAGGGAGATGAAGAGGATGGGCCTACATAGGATTCACCTGCCCAAGGATCGTGGAGGCCTTGGGTTAACGAACCTACAGAGGTACATAATCGATGAGGAGCTTGGTTGGGCCAGCCTGGGCTTTGCCACGCTCATTGGCGTTGATGCAATACCATTCACAATAGCCGCATTATTTGGTTCAGAGAGGGTTAAGGAGGAGCTGGTCAAGCCCTGGCTTGAGGATACGGAGGGTAGGTACATTGGTTGCTGGGGCGTTACTGAGCCCGAGCATGGTAGCGACTACATACTGGCGTTTAGGGATAGGGAAGTTGAGTCCTTTGGTAAAGGTAACGTGGTCATTGAGCGCGATGGTGATGAGTGGGTCATAAACGGCCAAAAGTCGGCCTGGGTCTCAGCAGCGCCGGTATGCACCCACATGGGTCTACACGCCCAGTTAAGGGATGGGAGAAGCCTCAGGGATGGCGCATTCGTAATAGTGCCGCTCAACCTAAGGGGCGTTAGGAAGGGCGAGCCAGTTGATATGCTCGGCAATAGGGATTGCCCACAGGGGCCCGTGTTCTTCGACAATGTGCGTGTGCCCGACGATTACGTGATAGCCCAGCCACCATTTTACGAGTTATTCTCAGACCAACTTCTCAATCTAACGAGTGTCAACATGGGCGCATTCTCCGTGGGCCTCGCCAGGGCGGCCTTTGAGGAAGCCCTAAAGTACGCGAGGAGTAGGATACAGGGTGGTAAGCCATTGATTGAGCATAAGAACATTAAGTTGAAGATTTATGAAATGTTTGAGAGGGTGGAGACGGCCAGGTACTACGTTAGGAAGGCCATGGACTTCGTTTACACCAAGTTCTTCGTAGAGCAGTCCTTCACAACACCACCCAGGTATGCAAGGGCCGCGCAGGTGTATGCTAAGAAGATAGCCTTTGAGGTTGCCCATGACGCGCTACAGATATTTGGTGCCTATGGGCTCAGTAGGGAATTCATCATTGAGAAGTTGTTTAGGGATGCCAGGGCATTGCTTATTGAGGATGGCACGGTGGAGGCACTGAGCCTTGATGCTGCTGATGACATTATACTAAACTATAACTTATAG
- a CDS encoding hydroxyacid dehydrogenase, protein MRILVTIPLTDPDVGPQAMKMLSEVGEVDIKPMTTEQLKDAIRDYDAVIVSVWHRVTKDVIDAGRNLKVIGTASVGTDHIDVEYAEGRGIKVVSAAGASTYSVAEFTFGLLLMMVKRIPENMGRVRNGEWSSLLTPGIELFGKTLGIIGFGRIGSYVASIANAFRMRVLAYDPFVDRERFIEVNAIRVDNLDDLLKQSDFITIHTSLTRESRGLIGRREVGLMKDGVYIINTARGEVVDENAILEGLKSGKIAGYAADVLTGEPPTEDTSPLLRAFRRGEVSNLFITSHIAGVTRESVKRYTLYVAKGVRDALIAFKR, encoded by the coding sequence ATGAGGATATTAGTTACCATCCCACTTACGGATCCAGACGTTGGTCCGCAGGCCATGAAAATGCTAAGTGAGGTTGGTGAGGTTGATATAAAACCGATGACAACTGAGCAATTGAAGGATGCAATACGTGATTACGATGCGGTAATAGTCAGCGTCTGGCACAGGGTTACGAAAGACGTAATCGATGCTGGTAGGAACCTTAAGGTAATTGGTACTGCGTCCGTGGGTACAGACCACATCGACGTTGAGTATGCCGAGGGCCGGGGCATTAAGGTCGTTAGTGCGGCTGGCGCATCGACCTACAGCGTGGCTGAGTTCACGTTTGGTTTATTGCTAATGATGGTTAAGAGGATCCCCGAGAACATGGGCAGGGTTAGGAACGGTGAGTGGAGTTCATTGTTGACACCGGGTATTGAATTGTTCGGTAAGACCCTGGGCATCATAGGCTTTGGCAGGATTGGCTCCTACGTGGCCTCGATAGCCAACGCCTTTAGGATGAGGGTTCTTGCCTACGACCCGTTTGTGGATAGGGAGAGGTTTATCGAGGTTAATGCAATCAGGGTTGATAACCTTGATGACTTGCTTAAACAGTCTGATTTTATAACGATACATACATCATTGACCAGAGAGAGTAGGGGCTTGATCGGTAGGAGGGAGGTTGGGCTTATGAAGGATGGCGTCTACATTATCAACACTGCGAGGGGTGAGGTTGTTGATGAGAATGCGATTCTTGAGGGCTTAAAAAGCGGCAAAATAGCTGGTTATGCTGCGGATGTACTCACAGGCGAGCCACCAACCGAGGACACATCGCCATTACTAAGGGCGTTTAGGAGGGGTGAGGTCTCGAACCTATTCATAACGAGCCACATAGCCGGGGTCACGAGGGAATCCGTTAAGAGGTACACGCTGTACGTGGCTAAGGGCGTTAGGGATGCGTTAATAGCGTTTAAGAGGTGA
- a CDS encoding DUF6114 domain-containing protein, with the protein MDFFTKFGYILVNMWRHKALILPILLVLNVLSWIYFWVKPSLLGFSMIILALALLLTVVFIGVIPVAIIEENNYRIDVVRRMGLDSFVSLVVVYALFIYVSLILLAVIKPPPLLIVMMVLLFALPLTPFVVIAVLVPPLVGYFMRQRWRSLRGRIPFWGIYLGLLSALILLLLPIMYFRVLFVSASLVNSFILGGVVTILSLIPLFYPKPMVCRVLGLAMIFLGILMWLIVAGGLTWGSVLSIISGGYLYDWKPQD; encoded by the coding sequence GTGGACTTCTTTACAAAGTTTGGCTATATATTAGTCAATATGTGGAGACACAAGGCACTTATTTTGCCAATACTCCTCGTGTTAAACGTACTTTCCTGGATTTATTTCTGGGTTAAGCCATCACTGCTTGGTTTTTCCATGATTATCCTAGCCCTGGCTCTCCTTCTTACGGTTGTATTCATAGGGGTCATTCCCGTTGCCATTATTGAGGAGAATAACTATAGGATTGATGTTGTTAGGAGGATGGGGCTTGATTCATTCGTTTCACTTGTGGTGGTTTATGCTCTGTTCATTTACGTTAGCCTAATCCTCCTGGCGGTTATAAAACCGCCGCCACTCCTCATAGTGATGATGGTCCTCCTCTTCGCGCTGCCCCTGACGCCCTTCGTGGTGATTGCAGTGTTGGTGCCACCCCTCGTGGGTTACTTCATGAGGCAGAGATGGCGCTCGCTCAGGGGTAGAATACCCTTCTGGGGCATTTACCTGGGCTTACTATCGGCATTAATACTACTACTACTGCCCATAATGTACTTCAGGGTGCTCTTCGTGAGCGCATCGCTGGTGAACTCCTTCATACTTGGTGGTGTGGTGACCATACTCTCCCTAATACCGTTATTCTACCCTAAGCCCATGGTCTGCAGGGTGCTGGGGCTTGCCATGATCTTCCTGGGCATATTGATGTGGTTAATAGTTGCCGGAGGCTTAACGTGGGGCTCTGTGCTCTCAATAATAAGTGGTGGGTATCTATATGACTGGAAGCCACAGGACTAG
- a CDS encoding alkaline phosphatase family protein: MINSNIVLINRYGSKLTIIITAAVALSLALLSLFIYGVYQGDILTSSVPRCQTLPAYQLSTKTPIKHVIIIFLENHSFDNFFGVYPTNGTLDNSLINQLTIPNNLLTMGKIPNYLRPVPRGHLPHGRS; encoded by the coding sequence ATGATAAATAGCAATATTGTGTTAATCAATAGGTATGGTTCAAAATTGACTATAATAATCACTGCGGCGGTTGCACTATCCCTGGCGTTACTTAGTCTCTTCATATATGGCGTTTATCAGGGCGATATATTGACTTCCTCGGTACCGCGGTGCCAAACCCTACCAGCCTATCAATTAAGTACTAAGACCCCCATTAAGCACGTGATCATAATATTCCTGGAGAACCACAGCTTCGATAATTTCTTCGGTGTATACCCAACCAACGGTACCCTGGACAATTCATTAATTAATCAATTAACAATCCCCAACAACCTACTCACCATGGGCAAAATTCCCAATTACCTACGGCCTGTGCCCCGTGGGCATTTACCACACGGAAGATCCTAG
- a CDS encoding NAD(P)/FAD-dependent oxidoreductase: protein MSYDVAIIGSGVVGLFIAYELAHYRVRVLVIDKEVEPGFGVSKGHAGVIHVVQPPFNSLRSKLAVEGNRLYDGIARRLHVKVRRLSALLVAKNPGQLIALPAVWLILNHVYGKQGFRVRVLGPRGLRRVEPNVSGLGAVEVDGYGVINSFELISQLYNFCRLNGIDFALSTEVRDAKVLGDEVVLVTSRGEYRAKYVVNSAGLYSTDIARLFGDEYRLEFGKGAMLVFWGEQVRNIVAPLQLIPNPKTKGGAIIPTVFGTTIWGPSLSMGDRGDRSVNEDDVNVLREKFGRLLRNKDFTPIKAYAGVRPIPEGDDFIITYSGSSRHVIHLIGIESPGLTSAPAIARRVVEMLREAGAMLTPKDGVKEVDPMVMTRDIIKDGGLISGDQGEVVCPCMGVTRADIREAIRRGARTLDGVIFRTGLGMGICQGMCLGRAIKVISEELGVDPRELTKSGGGSWLVTQ from the coding sequence ATGAGCTATGACGTAGCCATAATAGGTTCTGGGGTTGTCGGCTTGTTCATTGCGTATGAGCTTGCCCACTATAGGGTTAGGGTTTTAGTTATTGATAAGGAGGTTGAGCCTGGCTTTGGTGTTTCAAAGGGTCATGCAGGTGTTATTCACGTTGTTCAACCACCATTTAACTCATTAAGGAGTAAGTTGGCAGTTGAGGGCAATAGGCTGTATGATGGTATTGCAAGGAGACTTCATGTTAAGGTTAGGAGATTGAGCGCACTCCTGGTGGCTAAGAACCCAGGTCAATTAATTGCGCTACCCGCCGTGTGGTTAATCCTTAATCACGTATATGGTAAGCAGGGCTTTAGGGTTAGGGTCCTCGGTCCGCGGGGTTTACGCAGGGTTGAACCCAACGTTAGCGGCTTAGGCGCGGTCGAGGTTGATGGTTATGGAGTTATAAACTCCTTCGAATTAATATCGCAATTATACAACTTTTGTAGGTTAAATGGTATTGACTTCGCCCTGAGCACAGAAGTTAGGGATGCCAAGGTTCTGGGTGATGAAGTTGTCCTAGTTACGAGTAGGGGTGAGTACAGGGCTAAGTACGTGGTTAATTCCGCAGGGCTTTACTCTACGGATATTGCGAGACTATTTGGCGACGAGTATAGGCTTGAGTTTGGTAAGGGCGCCATGCTAGTATTCTGGGGAGAGCAGGTGAGGAACATTGTGGCGCCACTACAATTAATACCGAACCCAAAGACTAAGGGCGGCGCCATCATACCCACCGTGTTCGGCACAACGATATGGGGACCAAGCCTATCAATGGGCGATAGAGGCGATAGGTCAGTCAACGAGGACGACGTTAATGTGCTGAGGGAGAAATTCGGCAGGTTATTAAGGAATAAGGATTTCACACCAATAAAGGCCTATGCAGGTGTTAGGCCAATACCTGAGGGTGATGATTTCATAATAACGTATAGTGGGTCGAGTAGGCATGTAATTCATTTAATAGGTATTGAGTCGCCTGGATTAACGTCAGCACCGGCAATAGCCAGGAGGGTTGTGGAGATGCTCAGGGAGGCAGGTGCGATGCTCACGCCCAAGGATGGTGTTAAGGAGGTCGATCCAATGGTAATGACTAGGGATATTATTAAGGACGGTGGATTAATAAGTGGCGATCAAGGGGAGGTCGTATGCCCATGCATGGGGGTTACTAGGGCAGATATTCGTGAGGCGATTAGGCGTGGTGCTAGGACGCTTGATGGTGTAATCTTTAGGACTGGGCTTGGCATGGGTATTTGCCAGGGAATGTGCCTCGGTAGAGCGATTAAAGTTATTTCTGAGGAGCTTGGTGTAGATCCGAGGGAGTTGACAAAGTCAGGTGGTGGTTCATGGCTGGTTACACAATAG
- a CDS encoding zinc-binding dehydrogenase, which translates to MKAATIKGPNKPYLEIKEVPTPKPGPGEILVRVAATGICHSDLHLFKGDFGPVRQGFIPGHEISGWVEDFGPDVKNPWGLKKGDPVIISWIVPDGICKYCASGKENYCPAAAGRMPGLVGLNGGHAEYITVPEIAVIPLEKGVDVYYAAPIACAYGTAYHALREAGVGPGTSLVVIGVGGVGLSAVQLASAMGAYPIIAVDVRDYALDKARELGATHVINSSKEDPISRIRDILPDGADVVHEARPEPDLKLSMEVVARAGTIVVTGLGGPKSYFSVNILPFVVNGIRIIGSLGYRPRLDLPEIIKLVASGKVDIRKLVSHVYAPEQINEAYENLEKGLHARAIVKWD; encoded by the coding sequence ATGAAAGCAGCTACAATTAAGGGACCAAATAAGCCTTACCTGGAGATTAAGGAGGTACCGACACCAAAGCCGGGACCTGGCGAGATACTTGTTAGGGTTGCCGCCACAGGCATATGTCATAGTGACTTGCATCTGTTTAAGGGTGATTTTGGACCGGTTAGGCAGGGATTTATACCTGGGCATGAAATTTCGGGCTGGGTTGAGGATTTCGGGCCCGATGTTAAGAATCCATGGGGCTTAAAGAAGGGTGACCCTGTCATCATCTCCTGGATTGTCCCAGACGGCATCTGCAAGTACTGCGCTAGTGGTAAGGAGAATTATTGCCCAGCGGCCGCGGGCCGAATGCCGGGCCTCGTGGGGCTTAACGGTGGCCATGCCGAGTACATAACAGTCCCTGAAATAGCCGTTATACCCCTGGAGAAGGGTGTTGATGTTTACTACGCCGCACCAATTGCCTGTGCATACGGCACTGCATACCACGCATTGAGGGAGGCTGGTGTTGGGCCCGGCACAAGCCTAGTGGTTATTGGTGTTGGTGGTGTTGGTTTATCGGCTGTTCAACTGGCCAGTGCCATGGGTGCGTACCCGATAATTGCGGTGGATGTTAGGGACTACGCATTAGATAAGGCTAGGGAGCTCGGTGCTACTCACGTGATAAATTCAAGTAAGGAGGATCCAATAAGCAGGATAAGGGATATACTGCCAGACGGCGCTGATGTGGTTCATGAGGCAAGGCCTGAGCCCGATCTTAAATTATCCATGGAGGTGGTGGCCAGGGCCGGTACGATAGTGGTGACTGGGCTTGGTGGTCCAAAGTCCTACTTTAGCGTAAACATACTGCCGTTTGTCGTGAATGGCATTAGGATAATAGGAAGCCTGGGCTATAGGCCTAGGCTTGACTTACCGGAGATAATTAAATTAGTGGCTTCAGGCAAGGTGGACATCAGGAAGTTGGTCAGCCACGTATACGCGCCTGAGCAGATAAATGAGGCATATGAAAATTTAGAGAAGGGACTCCACGCCAGGGCCATTGTTAAGTGGGACTAG
- a CDS encoding SCP2 sterol-binding domain-containing protein has protein sequence MSSEGFIYPSPQWAEAFCKAINENQEYREAAKDWRWDVAFVATNIPENVVDRLSEILGLPKPKDLGVKVDSGAIKLVLRNGTCQGSEFYIDLPVNLPTEIKLPGNIKIGKVDADFVLEATYSLWKDLILGKADPVSSLLSRKIKVKKGSFLTLMQYSSAAVKLANTTRNVPTKFID, from the coding sequence ATGTCAAGCGAGGGCTTTATATATCCAAGTCCGCAGTGGGCTGAGGCATTTTGTAAGGCCATAAATGAGAATCAGGAGTATAGGGAGGCTGCCAAGGACTGGAGGTGGGATGTGGCCTTTGTTGCAACGAACATACCTGAGAACGTGGTTGATAGGTTGTCGGAAATCCTTGGATTACCTAAGCCAAAGGACCTTGGGGTCAAGGTTGACTCCGGTGCGATAAAGCTTGTGCTTAGGAATGGGACGTGCCAGGGCAGTGAGTTCTATATTGACTTGCCGGTTAATTTACCGACGGAGATAAAGTTGCCGGGCAATATAAAGATTGGAAAGGTGGATGCGGACTTCGTGCTGGAGGCCACATACTCACTCTGGAAGGATTTAATCCTGGGTAAGGCTGACCCAGTTTCATCATTACTCTCGAGAAAGATTAAGGTGAAGAAGGGAAGCTTCCTAACCCTAATGCAGTACTCATCGGCTGCCGTAAAGCTCGCAAATACCACGAGAAACGTGCCGACAAAGTTCATAGACTAA
- a CDS encoding alkaline phosphatase family protein, translating into MGIYHTEDPSEGYIPYYADWDYGRMNGWLWGSGPQSLYYYTVDQLAPLWDLAEEYGLADNYFTPYLSESAPNHLFLYVAYAPVIDDYGPPPYIPVRGSIFAELCQYHVSWGYYIDPREPPSLLDIKYFYGINKYSTHIQTWSDFISEVINGSLPAVSWVMPNPINDMGPPNNILYGEAWLLYIIDTVEESPIWNSTVIFITWDEFGGYYDHVSPPIINDEPLGIRVPLIVISPYAKEDYVSHTLLTHASLIAFIDYNWGLPALNEYVLNSNIPLDFFYFNMSRKPIIFNESQGFPLISNVYSILNASNYRDLSNLFPLTPQIPLNELPYTRYGFSNITLMELGSRVYVGKDFMYIPVIYTPLFLWLIIALIIDLMLISLLPIGKEFPKSLPTMMLGIAGGSVVTASIIGLITLTTGFLNYLGNTGEAPPLLMGYLIGLILFSVIGSLIMRTRHGPYALITLSIIIPILLYVLIYAQAIQSYLMSDEPLLFYGLLSTAPIMLIVLLIVRPYVSGNTWTKGFGYTVSLAPLSYVIILIIAFMYIRLYQPGLSTLLLPTEFVGLILVITWFLMVMRGLRLGVGHEL; encoded by the coding sequence GTGGGCATTTACCACACGGAAGATCCTAGTGAGGGGTATATACCGTACTACGCTGATTGGGATTATGGAAGAATGAATGGTTGGTTATGGGGCTCAGGCCCGCAATCCCTCTATTACTACACTGTTGATCAATTAGCGCCACTTTGGGACTTGGCTGAGGAGTACGGGCTCGCCGATAATTACTTCACGCCATACCTCTCAGAAAGTGCGCCAAACCACCTCTTCCTATACGTGGCATATGCGCCGGTCATAGACGACTACGGCCCACCACCCTACATACCAGTCCGGGGAAGCATATTCGCGGAGCTATGTCAATATCACGTGAGTTGGGGTTACTACATAGATCCCAGGGAGCCTCCAAGCCTCCTCGATATTAAGTACTTCTACGGTATTAATAAGTACTCGACACATATACAGACCTGGAGTGACTTTATAAGTGAGGTAATTAATGGTTCATTACCGGCGGTTTCCTGGGTCATGCCAAACCCAATAAACGACATGGGCCCGCCAAACAACATATTATATGGGGAGGCCTGGCTCCTCTATATAATAGATACGGTTGAGGAAAGCCCAATATGGAACTCGACGGTTATCTTCATAACATGGGATGAATTTGGCGGTTACTACGATCATGTATCGCCACCGATAATAAATGACGAACCCTTGGGCATTAGGGTCCCGCTAATAGTCATATCACCCTACGCCAAGGAGGATTACGTATCCCACACCTTACTAACCCATGCGTCATTAATAGCCTTCATTGATTATAACTGGGGGTTACCTGCCCTAAATGAGTATGTATTAAATAGCAACATACCTCTTGACTTCTTCTACTTTAACATGAGTAGGAAGCCGATAATATTTAATGAGTCACAGGGCTTTCCGTTGATAAGCAATGTGTACTCAATACTTAACGCATCCAACTATAGGGATTTATCGAACCTATTCCCATTAACACCGCAGATACCACTTAATGAGCTTCCATACACAAGGTATGGCTTCAGCAACATAACACTTATGGAACTGGGTTCACGGGTATACGTGGGTAAAGACTTCATGTATATACCCGTAATTTACACGCCATTATTCCTATGGTTAATCATAGCCCTAATAATAGATTTAATGCTAATATCATTACTACCCATAGGTAAGGAGTTTCCTAAGTCATTACCCACAATGATGTTGGGTATCGCTGGTGGTTCTGTGGTCACCGCATCAATTATTGGATTGATAACCTTGACAACGGGCTTTCTCAATTACCTGGGAAATACTGGGGAGGCACCACCATTACTCATGGGTTACCTAATTGGTCTAATACTATTCTCAGTAATTGGCTCGTTAATTATGCGAACCAGGCATGGGCCCTACGCATTAATTACTCTTTCAATAATAATTCCAATACTCCTATACGTACTCATCTACGCCCAGGCAATTCAATCGTATTTAATGAGTGATGAACCATTACTATTTTATGGCCTACTATCCACGGCGCCAATAATGCTGATAGTGTTATTAATAGTCAGGCCATACGTGAGTGGTAATACGTGGACTAAGGGCTTCGGCTATACAGTTTCGCTGGCCCCGCTTTCTTACGTAATAATACTTATTATTGCTTTCATGTACATAAGGCTTTATCAACCTGGTTTGTCAACACTATTATTACCAACGGAATTCGTGGGCCTCATATTGGTTATTACCTGGTTTTTAATGGTGATGAGAGGTCTCAGGCTGGGTGTTGGTCATGAGCTATGA